The proteins below come from a single Trachemys scripta elegans isolate TJP31775 chromosome 16, CAS_Tse_1.0, whole genome shotgun sequence genomic window:
- the TEX49 gene encoding testis-expressed protein 49, with translation MAFFGLTFLGYQEPFRERTLALEKPDTTGPKPLKGGLFHPKLPPIGPGRFDGTVHQGSYTRYREAVKQNQLQRSPNQVFRVPVTCAQDCSWWLPRDPMVRAEEATPWMTVPRHPLIRSPMTRFVDSMGLSNPHFSLF, from the exons ATGGCTTTCTTCGGGTTAACATTCCTGGGGTACCAGGAGCCCTTCCGGGAGAGAACACTAGCATTAGAAAAGCCTGACACAACAG GGCCAAAGCCGCTCAAAGGGGGATTGTTTCACCCAAAGCTCCCCCCCATCGGCCCGGGGCGCTTTGATGGCACAGTGCACCAGGGGAGCTACACCCGCTACCGCGAGGCTGTGAAACAGAATCAGCTCCAGAGAT CCCCCAACCAAGTCTTCAGGGTCCCAGTGACCTGTGCACAGGACTGCAGCTGGTGGCTGCCCAGGGATCCCATGGTCCGAGCAGAGGAGGCCACCCCCTGGATGACGGTGCCGAGGCATCCCCTGATAAGGAGCCCCATGACCAG GTTTGTGGACAGCATGGGCCTGAGCAACCCCCATTTCAGCCTGTTCTGA